Proteins encoded in a region of the Flavobacteriaceae bacterium HL-DH10 genome:
- a CDS encoding rhodanese-related sulfurtransferase has product MQLYNKLSAKERAELIDKAGKNRLTLSFYQYAKIGNPQIFRDHLFLTWNALDVLGRIYVAHEGINGQLSLPADRFNEFKTHLDSIDFLKDIRLNIAVEQDNKSFLKLKVKVRKKIVADGLNDDTFDVTNKGIHLKAEAFNQFIEDENTVLVDMRNHYESEIGHFKNAITPDVDTFRDSLDIIEEDLKDHKEDKNLVMYCTGGIRCEKASAYFKHKGFKNVYQLEGGIIEYTRQVNENHLENKFLGQNFVFDDRRAERISEDVIANCHQCGEPFDVHTNCANEACHLLFIQCPKCKEEMENCCSSTCMEINRLPHEEQKALRKGQGNSNDIFKKGRADHLPYKKDLRNIFETFKTKDQ; this is encoded by the coding sequence ATGCAACTGTACAATAAATTAAGTGCAAAAGAAAGAGCCGAATTAATCGATAAAGCAGGAAAAAATCGATTAACACTTTCTTTTTATCAATATGCCAAAATTGGCAATCCACAAATTTTTAGAGACCATTTGTTTCTTACTTGGAACGCATTAGACGTTTTGGGTAGAATTTATGTGGCTCATGAAGGCATTAATGGACAGTTATCATTACCCGCCGACCGTTTTAATGAATTCAAAACACATTTAGATTCTATTGATTTTTTAAAAGACATCCGATTAAATATTGCCGTAGAACAAGACAACAAATCGTTTTTAAAACTTAAGGTAAAAGTTAGAAAAAAGATTGTTGCCGATGGTTTGAATGATGATACTTTTGATGTAACCAATAAAGGTATTCATTTAAAAGCTGAAGCGTTTAATCAGTTTATAGAGGACGAAAATACCGTTTTGGTTGATATGCGTAATCATTATGAAAGCGAAATAGGTCATTTTAAAAATGCCATAACTCCAGATGTTGATACGTTTAGAGATTCTTTAGATATTATTGAAGAAGATTTAAAAGACCATAAAGAGGATAAAAATTTGGTGATGTATTGCACAGGTGGTATTCGTTGCGAGAAAGCCAGTGCCTATTTTAAACATAAAGGCTTTAAAAATGTTTACCAATTAGAAGGTGGTATTATTGAATACACCAGACAGGTAAATGAAAACCATTTAGAAAATAAATTTTTGGGTCAGAATTTTGTGTTTGATGATAGACGTGCAGAACGCATTAGTGAAGATGTTATTGCCAATTGTCATCAATGTGGTGAACCTTTCGATGTACATACCAATTGTGCTAACGAAGCATGTCATTTATTATTTATTCAATGTCCTAAGTGTAAAGAAGAGATGGAAAATTGCTGTTCTTCTACTTGTATGGAAATAAATAGACTGCCTCATGAAGAGCAAAAAGCACTTAGAAAAGGACAAGGAAATAGCAATGATATCTTTAAAAAGGGACGAGCAGATCATCTTCCGTATAAAAAAGATTTGAGGAATATTTTTGAAACATTCAAAACCAAAGATCAATAA
- the recA gene encoding recombinase RecA, whose translation MSSEKEAKLKALKLTLDKLDKAYGKGTVMKMSDAAVVDVESIPSGSLGLDIALGVGGYPRGRVIEIYGPESSGKTTLTLHAIAEAQKAGGIAAFIDAEHAFDRFYAGNLGVDIDNLIISQPDNGEQALEITDNLIRSGAIDIVVIDSVAALTPKSEIEGEMGDSKMGLHARLMSQALRKLTGSISKTNCTVIFINQLREKIGVMFGNPETTTGGNALKFYASVRLDIRRSTQIKDSNGNVLGNKTRVKVVKNKVAPPFKMAEFDIMYGEGVSKVGEILDVAVELEIVKKSGSWFSYEETKLGQGRDAVKAIIKDNPELFDELEEKIKIAIKG comes from the coding sequence ATGAGCAGCGAAAAAGAAGCAAAATTAAAAGCACTTAAACTTACATTAGATAAATTAGATAAGGCTTACGGGAAAGGTACTGTAATGAAAATGAGCGATGCCGCGGTTGTAGATGTAGAGTCTATTCCTTCTGGATCTTTAGGTTTAGATATAGCTTTAGGCGTTGGCGGTTATCCACGCGGTCGTGTTATTGAAATATACGGACCAGAATCATCAGGTAAAACAACCTTAACATTACACGCTATAGCAGAAGCTCAAAAAGCAGGTGGTATTGCTGCATTTATTGATGCAGAACATGCTTTTGATAGATTTTATGCAGGAAATTTAGGCGTTGACATTGATAATTTAATTATTTCTCAACCTGATAATGGGGAGCAAGCATTAGAAATTACAGATAACTTAATCCGTTCTGGAGCTATTGATATTGTTGTTATAGATTCTGTAGCGGCATTAACACCAAAAAGTGAAATAGAAGGCGAAATGGGGGACTCTAAAATGGGGCTTCACGCTCGTTTAATGTCTCAAGCTTTAAGAAAACTTACAGGATCTATCAGTAAAACAAACTGTACTGTGATATTTATTAACCAGTTACGTGAAAAAATTGGCGTTATGTTTGGTAACCCAGAAACAACAACTGGAGGTAATGCTTTAAAGTTTTATGCTTCTGTAAGATTAGATATAAGACGTTCTACACAAATTAAAGATAGTAACGGAAACGTTTTAGGTAATAAAACAAGAGTTAAAGTGGTGAAAAATAAAGTAGCACCTCCTTTTAAAATGGCTGAATTTGATATTATGTATGGTGAAGGTGTAAGTAAAGTTGGGGAAATACTAGATGTTGCTGTTGAACTTGAAATTGTTAAGAAGAGTGGTTCTTGGTTTAGTTATGAAGAAACGAAACTTGGGCAAGGTAGAGATGCTGTTAAAGCCATTATAAAAGATAACCCAGAACTTTTTGATGAACTAGAAGAAAAAATAAAAATCGCCATTAAAGGCTAA
- a CDS encoding RNA polymerase sigma factor produces MSLNQLIENCKINDTKAQGELYKLFSSKLFSVCLKYSKNYAEAEDNLQDAFLTIFNKIGQYKNKGSFEGWLKRITINTVLQRYRTEKVFDIINENSIEDVVLEIDEDEISIDYLLQIIQELPDRYRMVFNLYVLDGYSHKEIADMLNINVGTSKSNLARARQTLKQTIESYKTAKSTQSL; encoded by the coding sequence TTGAGTTTAAATCAACTCATAGAAAATTGTAAAATTAATGATACCAAAGCACAAGGAGAATTGTATAAGCTCTTTTCGAGTAAGCTATTTTCAGTGTGTTTGAAGTATTCAAAAAACTATGCTGAAGCAGAAGATAATTTGCAAGATGCATTTTTAACAATTTTTAATAAAATTGGGCAATATAAAAACAAAGGCTCTTTTGAAGGTTGGTTAAAACGTATTACGATAAACACCGTATTACAACGATACAGAACCGAAAAGGTTTTTGATATTATAAATGAAAATAGCATTGAAGATGTTGTACTAGAAATTGATGAAGACGAAATTTCAATCGATTATTTATTACAAATTATTCAAGAATTGCCAGATAGGTATAGAATGGTTTTTAACCTATATGTATTAGATGGCTATTCACACAAAGAAATAGCAGACATGCTAAATATTAATGTAGGAACTTCAAAATCTAATTTAGCGCGAGCTAGACAAACATTGAAACAAACTATTGAAAGTTATAAAACAGCCAAAAGTACACAATCATTATAA
- a CDS encoding lysophospholipid acyltransferase family protein, with amino-acid sequence MKFIKHIFWVLYRIWFYTLVGLPILIMFPILLISILKESWYPFFFKIARVWAKIILIGMGFNYRIESEQKPEKDKSYMFIANHTSMADIMLMLVSVNNPFVFVGKKELAKIPLFGFFYKRTCILVDRSSAKSRQAVFLRAQRRLKSGLSICIFPEGGVPEEHIELDEFKDGAFRLAINHSIPIVPITFADNKKRFSYTFFSGGPGEMRAKIHEFISTENFTVKDTKSLNENSRTIILTQLQMFNK; translated from the coding sequence ATGAAATTTATAAAACACATTTTTTGGGTATTATATCGTATTTGGTTTTATACACTTGTGGGTTTGCCAATACTAATTATGTTCCCGATTCTTTTAATTTCAATTTTAAAAGAGTCCTGGTATCCGTTTTTTTTTAAAATAGCTAGAGTTTGGGCAAAAATTATTTTAATAGGCATGGGATTTAATTACCGCATTGAAAGCGAACAAAAACCAGAAAAAGATAAGAGTTATATGTTTATTGCCAACCATACGTCTATGGCAGATATCATGCTTATGTTGGTTTCTGTTAATAATCCTTTTGTATTTGTTGGTAAAAAAGAATTAGCTAAAATTCCGTTATTTGGATTTTTCTATAAGCGTACTTGTATTTTGGTAGATAGAAGTTCTGCTAAAAGTAGGCAAGCGGTATTTTTAAGAGCGCAAAGACGTTTAAAATCTGGTTTAAGTATTTGTATTTTTCCTGAAGGTGGTGTGCCAGAGGAACATATTGAATTAGATGAATTTAAAGATGGCGCATTTAGGTTAGCTATTAATCATAGCATACCCATTGTGCCAATTACGTTTGCTGATAATAAAAAAAGGTTTTCTTACACTTTTTTTAGTGGAGGACCTGGTGAAATGCGTGCTAAAATTCATGAATTTATATCGACAGAAAATTTTACAGTTAAAGATACTAAATCATTAAATGAAAATTCTAGAACTATTATTTTAACGCAGTTACAAATGTTTAACAAATAA
- a CDS encoding GlsB/YeaQ/YmgE family stress response membrane protein, with amino-acid sequence MSLLYSLLIGAIAGWLAGKLMKGGGFGVLLNIVIGIIGGIVGNWLFATLGISLMRGVIGDILTGAIGASAILFIAGLFKK; translated from the coding sequence ATGAGTTTACTTTATTCTTTACTAATTGGCGCTATAGCTGGTTGGTTAGCTGGAAAATTAATGAAGGGTGGTGGTTTTGGAGTATTACTTAATATTGTAATTGGTATTATTGGAGGCATTGTTGGAAACTGGCTTTTTGCAACATTAGGCATTTCACTAATGAGAGGTGTTATAGGCGATATTTTAACAGGAGCTATAGGAGCATCGGCCATATTATTTATTGCAGGCTTATTTAAAAAATAA
- the trpS gene encoding tryptophan--tRNA ligase produces MARILTGIQSTGTPHLGNILGAILPAIKMAENPENDSFLFIANLHTLTQIKDANVLRENTYSTAATWLAFGLDIEKTVFYRQSDIPQVTELSWYLSCFFPYQRLTLAHSFKDKADRLEDVNSGLFTYPMLMAADILLYDAEIIPVGKDQLQHIEMTRDVASRFHAKVGDTFVMPEGKIQENTMLIPGTDGEKMSKSRDNTINIFLADKKLRKQIMSIQTDSTPLEEPKDWSTCNCFAIYSLLASEAEIATMKANYENGNYGYGHAKQALFELIVEKFSEQRERYNYYMNNLNEIDAALAVGAEKAKLIANGVLNRVREKVGY; encoded by the coding sequence ATGGCACGCATACTTACAGGCATACAAAGTACAGGAACACCACATTTAGGAAATATTTTAGGCGCTATTTTACCCGCCATTAAAATGGCTGAAAACCCAGAAAACGATTCCTTTTTATTTATTGCCAATCTACATACATTAACTCAAATTAAAGATGCTAATGTACTAAGAGAGAATACTTACTCTACAGCTGCTACATGGCTAGCTTTTGGCTTAGATATTGAAAAAACAGTGTTTTACAGACAAAGTGATATTCCGCAAGTAACTGAGTTGTCTTGGTATTTAAGTTGCTTTTTTCCTTACCAGCGTTTAACATTAGCACATAGTTTTAAAGACAAAGCCGATAGGTTAGAAGATGTGAACTCGGGGTTATTTACGTACCCCATGCTTATGGCTGCCGATATTTTATTATATGATGCCGAAATTATCCCTGTTGGAAAAGACCAACTACAACATATAGAAATGACGCGAGATGTCGCGTCTCGTTTTCATGCTAAAGTAGGCGACACTTTTGTAATGCCAGAAGGAAAAATACAGGAAAACACGATGCTTATTCCTGGTACCGATGGTGAAAAAATGAGTAAAAGTAGAGATAATACTATCAATATATTTTTAGCCGATAAAAAATTGCGCAAGCAAATTATGTCTATTCAAACGGATAGTACACCGCTTGAAGAACCTAAAGATTGGAGTACTTGCAACTGTTTCGCTATTTATAGTTTATTAGCTTCGGAAGCTGAAATAGCAACTATGAAAGCTAATTACGAAAACGGTAATTACGGTTACGGACATGCAAAACAGGCTTTATTTGAATTAATAGTTGAAAAGTTTTCAGAACAACGTGAACGATATAACTATTACATGAATAACCTCAACGAAATTGATGCTGCATTGGCTGTTGGTGCAGAAAAAGCAAAATTGATTGCCAATGGGGTTTTAAATAGAGTTAGAGAGAAGGTTGGTTATTAA
- the dprA gene encoding DNA-processing protein DprA encodes MTENDLLYTLALQHVPNIGDITAKKLISHCGSAEAILKEKKQNLLKIDGIGTTILGHLFEVIHLKEAESEIEFINRNQIKVSYFEDKNYPEKLKHCIDGPILLFETGQINLKKQRIISIVGARKITTSGIVFCEDLIEQLAIYNPVIVSGFAYGTDITAHKSALKHNLQTVGCLAHGLNQIYPKVHKKYMGEVEKNGGFFTDFWSSDHFDRNNFLKRNRVIAGLSEATIVIESAEKGGSLVTADIASSYNRDVFAVPGRTTDSQSVGCNNLIKQQKAHMLSTPLDVPYILNWQLEEDKKPVIQKQLFVELDSTEKIIYNYLKDKNKQQLDHIAISCNLPIFKVASILLTMELKGVIRPLPGKLFEVI; translated from the coding sequence ATGACAGAAAATGATTTACTTTATACTTTAGCTTTACAACATGTTCCGAATATAGGTGATATAACGGCCAAAAAATTAATTTCACATTGTGGTTCTGCTGAAGCTATTTTAAAAGAAAAAAAGCAGAATCTTCTTAAAATTGATGGTATTGGCACTACTATTTTGGGTCATTTGTTTGAAGTAATACATTTAAAAGAAGCTGAGAGTGAAATTGAATTTATAAATCGTAATCAGATTAAAGTATCTTATTTTGAAGATAAAAATTATCCTGAAAAACTTAAACATTGTATTGACGGACCTATTTTGTTATTTGAAACAGGTCAGATTAATTTGAAAAAACAGCGAATTATTAGCATTGTTGGAGCTAGAAAAATTACAACCAGTGGTATTGTGTTTTGTGAGGATTTAATTGAACAATTAGCTATTTATAATCCTGTTATAGTTTCTGGGTTTGCTTACGGAACAGATATTACCGCTCATAAATCAGCTTTAAAACACAATTTACAAACCGTAGGTTGTTTAGCGCATGGGTTAAATCAAATCTATCCAAAAGTGCATAAAAAATATATGGGTGAAGTTGAAAAAAATGGTGGGTTTTTTACCGATTTTTGGAGTAGTGATCATTTTGATAGAAATAATTTTTTAAAACGAAATAGAGTTATTGCTGGCTTAAGTGAAGCAACTATTGTTATAGAATCTGCCGAAAAAGGAGGAAGTTTAGTTACTGCAGATATTGCCAGTTCGTATAATCGGGATGTGTTTGCTGTTCCAGGACGCACAACAGATAGCCAAAGTGTAGGTTGTAATAATTTAATTAAACAGCAAAAAGCACACATGCTTAGTACACCACTAGATGTACCTTATATTTTGAACTGGCAATTAGAAGAAGACAAAAAACCTGTTATTCAAAAACAATTGTTTGTAGAATTAGATTCGACTGAAAAAATAATTTATAATTATTTAAAAGATAAAAATAAGCAACAACTAGATCATATAGCTATTAGTTGTAATCTTCCTATTTTTAAAGTGGCCAGTATTTTATTAACTATGGAATTGAAAGGTGTTATTAGACCGTTACCTGGAAAGTTGTTTGAGGTTATTTAA
- a CDS encoding SPOR domain-containing protein, producing the protein MQLETYISDLLYRYECVTIPEFGTFLTQPVSATVNNTTNVFYPPKKVVSFNEQIQKNDGLLVNYIADVEKIPFEIANEKIAKRVTILKDFLTQGETLTFKNIGEIVFNSEGKILFEPSYHLNYLTDAFGLSQFVSPSITRETYKEEVEAIEKVIPITITPEKRKSRPYFKYAAVALIALTLGGFAASKYYVNQIEAHNQLAQEEAEQKLDNKIQQATFNLNPFPAITLKVTKQAGSFHIVAGAFRIEENCDKKIDQLKADGFKARKIGVNKYGLHQVVYASYENRLEALKALRNIKKNHNKDAWLLVDSDTKIINTLSKVNASNEKSLQTAETKESTDLANQQPLSNSPETADNFELKENPNVIKIIHNVKTVESGYYLMLGAYNNSAKRDAFLSELTSAELSNISFFFDTKNAMYFVYYKEKFNDLESANKSLQSKGNLSYTGKMAVVKVEN; encoded by the coding sequence ATGCAATTAGAAACCTACATCAGCGACTTATTATATAGATATGAGTGTGTGACCATTCCTGAGTTTGGCACCTTTTTAACACAACCTGTTTCTGCCACTGTAAATAACACTACAAACGTTTTTTATCCTCCTAAAAAAGTAGTGTCTTTTAATGAGCAAATTCAAAAAAACGATGGGTTATTAGTAAATTATATTGCAGATGTAGAAAAGATTCCTTTTGAAATTGCAAATGAAAAAATTGCAAAACGTGTTACCATATTAAAAGATTTTTTAACTCAAGGCGAAACACTTACTTTTAAAAATATAGGGGAGATTGTATTTAATAGTGAAGGCAAAATTTTATTTGAACCTTCATATCATTTAAATTATCTAACGGATGCTTTTGGTCTATCTCAATTTGTATCACCCTCAATTACAAGGGAAACTTACAAAGAAGAAGTTGAAGCTATTGAAAAAGTAATTCCAATTACTATTACGCCTGAAAAACGCAAATCGAGACCTTATTTTAAATACGCAGCAGTTGCTTTAATTGCTTTAACTTTAGGTGGCTTTGCTGCTTCTAAATATTATGTAAATCAAATTGAAGCGCATAACCAATTAGCACAAGAAGAAGCCGAACAAAAGCTAGATAATAAAATACAACAAGCAACTTTTAATTTAAACCCGTTTCCCGCGATTACTTTAAAAGTAACGAAACAAGCAGGGAGTTTTCATATTGTAGCCGGAGCTTTTAGAATTGAAGAAAACTGTGATAAAAAAATTGATCAACTTAAAGCTGATGGTTTTAAAGCTAGAAAAATTGGCGTTAATAAATATGGTTTACACCAAGTTGTTTATGCAAGTTATGAAAACAGACTTGAAGCTTTAAAAGCGCTTAGAAACATTAAAAAAAACCATAATAAAGACGCTTGGCTACTTGTAGATTCTGATACAAAAATTATAAATACGTTAAGCAAAGTAAATGCTTCTAACGAAAAATCATTACAAACAGCTGAAACAAAAGAGAGTACTGACCTTGCTAACCAACAACCACTAAGTAATTCTCCAGAAACAGCTGATAATTTTGAACTAAAAGAAAACCCAAACGTTATAAAAATAATCCATAATGTTAAAACTGTTGAAAGTGGCTATTATTTAATGTTAGGAGCTTATAACAATTCGGCAAAAAGAGATGCTTTTTTAAGTGAACTAACATCTGCAGAATTATCTAATATATCGTTTTTCTTCGATACCAAAAACGCCATGTATTTTGTATATTACAAAGAAAAATTCAACGATTTAGAATCTGCTAATAAATCATTACAATCAAAAGGAAATCTATCATATACAGGGAAGATGGCTGTAGTTAAAGTAGAAAATTAA
- a CDS encoding acyl-CoA thioesterase — translation MQAKTPEQSKTTLTDMVLPGETNPLNNLFGGELLARMDRAASIAARRHSRRIVVTASVNHVAFNRAVPLGSVVTVEAKVSRAFKTSIEVFIDVWIEDRESGNKTKANEGIYTFVAVDETGRPIAVPEVIPETDLEKERFDAALRRKQLSLLLAGKIKPNEATELKALFD, via the coding sequence ATGCAAGCAAAAACACCCGAACAATCTAAAACAACACTTACCGATATGGTTTTACCTGGTGAAACCAATCCTTTAAATAACCTTTTTGGTGGTGAACTTTTAGCACGCATGGATCGTGCTGCTAGTATTGCAGCAAGACGTCATAGCCGTCGTATTGTTGTAACGGCTTCTGTTAACCATGTTGCTTTTAACAGAGCAGTTCCTTTAGGAAGTGTTGTTACTGTTGAAGCAAAGGTGTCTAGAGCTTTTAAAACCTCTATAGAAGTGTTTATTGATGTTTGGATAGAAGACCGAGAGTCTGGTAACAAAACTAAAGCCAATGAAGGTATTTACACCTTTGTAGCTGTTGATGAAACAGGGCGACCTATTGCTGTACCTGAAGTTATTCCTGAAACCGATTTAGAAAAAGAACGTTTCGATGCCGCTTTGCGTCGTAAACAATTAAGCTTATTACTTGCTGGAAAAATAAAACCTAATGAAGCCACAGAATTAAAAGCTTTATTTGACTAG